Proteins co-encoded in one Gammaproteobacteria bacterium genomic window:
- a CDS encoding TSUP family transporter produces the protein MSQTIVAALIGITAGVVSGLFGIGGGLVFVPGLVLILGFEQHRAHATSSAAVVVTATTGAIRFFDGGAADLRSGGLLACGAILGALVGATLMGKVPSKRLKALFALVAAVAAIRLTLGGLGTSVGVDHIETTLGTMIGIVLLGMATGTLMSMLGLGGGLVYVPILALVFGLEQHIAQGTSLVAIVPTAASAAIVHYRAHRVDLPIALILGTGSIVGVLLGALLAFSLAGSTLQFLFSGLLVLAAGLQLFRKS, from the coding sequence ATGTCGCAAACCATCGTGGCAGCACTCATCGGAATCACGGCAGGGGTTGTCAGTGGATTGTTCGGCATCGGCGGAGGTCTCGTCTTCGTCCCGGGCCTCGTCCTCATCCTTGGCTTTGAGCAACACCGTGCCCACGCAACATCATCTGCTGCAGTCGTCGTGACGGCCACCACGGGAGCAATTCGATTCTTCGACGGTGGAGCGGCGGATCTGCGTTCGGGCGGGCTCCTTGCCTGTGGAGCGATACTCGGGGCGCTTGTCGGGGCGACTCTCATGGGCAAGGTGCCATCGAAGCGGCTCAAGGCCCTGTTCGCATTGGTTGCCGCCGTTGCCGCCATCAGGCTCACGCTCGGCGGGCTCGGGACGAGCGTCGGCGTCGACCACATCGAAACCACCTTGGGGACCATGATCGGGATCGTGCTGCTCGGCATGGCAACCGGGACGTTGATGTCGATGCTCGGCCTCGGGGGAGGGCTGGTCTACGTACCGATCCTTGCCCTCGTCTTCGGCCTCGAGCAGCACATCGCACAAGGAACCTCGCTGGTGGCCATCGTTCCGACTGCGGCATCGGCTGCCATCGTTCATTACCGGGCCCATCGAGTAGACCTCCCGATCGCTCTCATCCTCGGAACCGGCAGCATCGTCGGTGTGCTGCTCGGCGCGCTCCTGGCGTTCAGCCTGGCCGGCTCCACGCTCCAGTTCCTCTTCTCGGGGCTCCTCGTCCTCGCCGCAGGCCTCCAGTTGTTCAGGAAGAGCTGA
- the hflB gene encoding ATP-dependent zinc metalloprotease FtsH, with amino-acid sequence MPARPERATIQPLRERVTNRNQHRPRSPSGSNDSRDSGKPPGPGGLPEQSKLAPIWWIILIGLLIWNAFAFLGSAPKKAPLPYTEFLHQVRAGNVERVEIKGDAISGKLIKPMSLAEVQAAAGVTTTTAAGKESTTTTTTPVEFSEFKTTFPQSVGDPRLLPLLENHEVAVDVSPVSTTWTAILINVLPFVLLIGLLSWMGKRTMQGQSGLLGFGKSKAREYTTERPDVSFADVAGAEEAKADLQQVIGFLKDPEKFHRVGARLPRGFLLVGPPGTGKTLLAKAVAGEASVPFLNISASEFVEMFVGVGASRVRDLFQKAKDIAPAIVFIDELDAVARRRGAGLGTVNDEREQTLNQLLTEMDGFDERQSVIVLAATNRPDVLDPALLRPGRFDRQIVVPLPNLEGRQGILEIHTKKLHLAPDVDLAKLARRTIGLSGADLANIVNEAALMAAESGAETVGEKEFDAAVDKVTLGAERHMPMREQDQRLVAYHESGHTLVAWYSRLADPVDKVTIIPHGLALGVTEQLPAEERVNYSREYLRTKVAIMLGGRTSEELVFEDFTTGAESDIVEVTKLVRRMVTRWGMGSFGPLSLDGDEDTPFLGYEMARGRYVSEETQAQVDRDIQTIIAEQHKVALSVLEQHREALDRLVDALMDHETVEDDELREILGPSASEIASSEA; translated from the coding sequence ATGCCTGCGAGGCCTGAGCGTGCGACAATACAACCTTTGAGGGAGCGCGTGACCAACCGAAACCAGCATCGACCCCGATCGCCGTCGGGCTCGAACGACTCTCGAGACTCTGGGAAGCCCCCTGGGCCCGGCGGTTTGCCGGAGCAATCCAAGCTCGCGCCCATCTGGTGGATCATCCTCATCGGACTGCTCATCTGGAACGCGTTTGCGTTTCTCGGTTCGGCCCCCAAGAAGGCGCCGCTCCCTTACACGGAGTTTCTTCATCAGGTGCGTGCCGGCAACGTCGAACGGGTAGAGATCAAAGGGGATGCGATCAGCGGCAAGCTGATCAAACCCATGAGCCTTGCCGAGGTGCAGGCGGCAGCGGGTGTCACGACGACCACGGCTGCGGGCAAGGAGTCGACGACAACCACGACCACTCCGGTCGAGTTCAGCGAATTCAAGACCACATTTCCCCAGAGCGTCGGTGATCCCAGGCTGCTGCCGCTCTTGGAGAACCATGAGGTCGCCGTCGATGTCTCGCCGGTGAGCACAACCTGGACCGCCATCCTGATCAACGTCCTTCCGTTCGTTCTCTTGATCGGCCTGCTGTCATGGATGGGCAAGCGAACGATGCAAGGACAATCCGGACTCCTTGGTTTCGGCAAGAGCAAAGCGCGCGAGTACACGACGGAACGACCGGATGTGTCCTTTGCCGATGTTGCCGGGGCGGAAGAAGCGAAAGCTGATCTGCAGCAGGTGATCGGTTTCCTCAAGGATCCCGAGAAGTTTCATCGGGTTGGCGCACGCCTCCCGCGCGGCTTCCTGCTCGTCGGACCCCCGGGAACAGGAAAGACACTGCTGGCCAAGGCCGTGGCCGGGGAAGCCTCGGTGCCGTTTCTGAATATCAGCGCGTCCGAGTTCGTCGAGATGTTCGTCGGTGTAGGCGCAAGCCGGGTACGCGACCTGTTTCAGAAGGCCAAGGACATTGCACCCGCCATTGTCTTCATCGACGAGTTGGACGCAGTGGCACGCCGCAGAGGTGCAGGGTTGGGGACCGTGAACGATGAACGCGAGCAGACTCTCAACCAACTTCTCACGGAGATGGACGGGTTCGATGAGCGACAGAGTGTGATCGTGCTGGCTGCCACCAACCGGCCCGATGTGCTGGATCCAGCGCTTTTGCGTCCGGGCCGGTTTGACCGACAGATCGTGGTTCCACTACCCAACCTGGAAGGCCGGCAAGGCATCCTGGAGATTCATACGAAGAAGCTGCACCTGGCTCCAGACGTGGATCTGGCCAAGCTGGCCCGGCGGACCATAGGCTTGAGCGGTGCAGACCTCGCCAACATTGTGAACGAGGCAGCGCTGATGGCTGCCGAATCCGGTGCGGAGACGGTGGGGGAGAAGGAATTCGACGCAGCGGTCGACAAAGTCACGCTCGGCGCGGAACGTCACATGCCGATGAGGGAGCAAGACCAGAGGCTGGTCGCCTATCACGAGTCCGGTCACACGCTGGTCGCTTGGTACTCGAGGTTGGCGGACCCGGTGGACAAAGTGACGATCATTCCGCACGGGCTGGCGCTCGGTGTCACGGAACAGCTTCCTGCGGAGGAGCGAGTCAACTACAGCCGGGAGTACCTTCGCACGAAAGTGGCGATCATGCTCGGAGGCCGCACGTCTGAAGAGTTGGTATTCGAGGATTTCACGACCGGAGCAGAGTCCGACATCGTCGAGGTCACCAAGCTCGTCCGCAGAATGGTGACGAGGTGGGGGATGGGGAGCTTCGGCCCACTTTCGCTGGACGGCGACGAGGATACGCCATTCCTCGGTTATGAGATGGCCCGGGGACGCTATGTGAGCGAAGAGACGCAGGCTCAGGTCGATAGGGACATTCAGACGATCATCGCGGAGCAGCACAAGGTCGCGCTATCGGTACTGGAACAACACCGTGAAGCTCTCGATCGCCTCGTCGACGCCCTCATGGATCATGAAACCGTCGAAGATGATGAACTTCGGGAGATCCTCGGGCCATCGGCGTCCGAAATCGCGAGTTCCGAAGCGTGA
- a CDS encoding amidohydrolase family protein, whose product MDDGCVIIEDTTITYAGPVEAAPASPSATVTKVPAVMPGMWDCHTHFTGLTTPNIDETPRIPHVLAGVRSARDAEAALSAGFTSLREAGGFGVYLARAVAEGTVVGPNIYAAGSILSTTGGHGDLHSYPLDWVLDYEASGGWLSICDGVPECLKATRKQLRRNAKVIKVCASGGVMSEIDHPIHQQFSAEELHAIVEEAERAERVVMAHCHGTPGIRAALDAGVATIEHGTYLDEETAAQMKEQGATLVPTRFIVERLLAGGRESGMPEYAYQKLVEIGDRHMQAISLAYEAGVRIALGTDIATSGADSAVPWGANGEEVVYLARAGLSPLEIIEAATANGPTTLGPQAPNSGQLTAGFDADVIAVSSNPLDDITVLADPTNVVKVWKGGSLVKNA is encoded by the coding sequence ATCGATGATGGTTGCGTGATCATCGAAGACACCACCATCACCTATGCGGGTCCCGTCGAGGCAGCACCGGCATCCCCATCAGCGACCGTCACAAAGGTTCCTGCGGTGATGCCCGGCATGTGGGATTGCCACACACACTTCACAGGTCTCACGACACCCAACATCGACGAGACTCCCCGAATCCCCCACGTCCTCGCCGGTGTCCGATCCGCCAGAGATGCCGAGGCTGCTCTGAGCGCAGGATTCACGTCCCTGCGCGAAGCGGGAGGCTTCGGTGTGTACCTGGCCCGAGCGGTCGCCGAAGGCACGGTTGTCGGGCCGAACATCTACGCTGCCGGATCCATCCTCAGTACCACAGGGGGCCACGGCGACCTGCACTCCTATCCGCTCGACTGGGTGCTCGACTATGAAGCTTCCGGCGGCTGGCTCAGCATCTGTGACGGTGTCCCGGAATGCCTGAAGGCGACGCGCAAGCAACTGCGCCGCAACGCCAAAGTCATCAAGGTCTGTGCGTCAGGTGGTGTCATGAGTGAGATCGATCATCCCATCCACCAGCAGTTCAGCGCTGAAGAGCTGCACGCCATCGTAGAAGAGGCAGAGCGAGCCGAACGGGTCGTGATGGCCCATTGCCACGGCACACCTGGCATCAGAGCCGCCCTCGATGCCGGTGTCGCGACGATCGAGCACGGCACCTACCTCGACGAGGAAACCGCCGCACAGATGAAGGAGCAGGGAGCGACCCTGGTTCCGACCCGTTTCATAGTCGAGCGTCTCCTCGCCGGAGGCAGAGAATCCGGCATGCCGGAATACGCCTATCAGAAACTCGTCGAGATCGGAGACCGTCACATGCAGGCCATCTCGCTGGCGTATGAGGCAGGAGTCAGGATCGCTCTCGGCACCGACATCGCGACGAGCGGTGCGGACTCTGCCGTGCCTTGGGGCGCAAACGGCGAAGAAGTCGTCTACCTCGCGCGGGCCGGCCTGTCACCCCTGGAAATCATCGAGGCCGCCACCGCCAACGGTCCCACGACGCTCGGGCCCCAGGCGCCGAACTCGGGTCAACTCACGGCAGGCTTCGACGCCGATGTCATCGCGGTTTCCTCCAATCCACTCGATGACATCACCGTCCTTGCAGATCCGACGAACGTCGTCAAGGTGTGGAAGGGCGGATCACTCGTCAAGAACGCGTGA
- a CDS encoding MBL fold metallo-hydrolase: protein MKVAPGVHRLGTSLINFYVIEEGESFTVVDAGLPGYWPFLTEFLDSSGSSPADIAAVVVTHAHVDHIGFSERLRAQRGVPVHMHVDDAALATGREKARFPMGPIWRPVLLRYLAHGVKHKGFPFPTVLEVAAFDDGEVLDVPGRLQVIHAPGHTKGSCVLRSGNVLFAGDVLATVNITTGEAGPRIGPSFVNDDSEQALLSLDRLVGLDIDTVLVGHGDPWTGGIDEAVRQARQVGIW, encoded by the coding sequence ATGAAAGTGGCACCGGGAGTGCATCGACTCGGGACGAGTCTCATCAACTTCTATGTCATAGAGGAGGGTGAGAGCTTCACTGTGGTCGACGCCGGGCTGCCCGGGTACTGGCCGTTTCTCACAGAGTTCCTCGACTCGTCGGGAAGCAGTCCGGCCGACATCGCTGCCGTGGTGGTGACCCACGCTCATGTGGACCACATCGGATTCTCGGAGCGTCTCCGAGCCCAACGAGGCGTTCCGGTGCACATGCATGTGGATGATGCCGCTCTTGCCACCGGTCGGGAGAAGGCTCGGTTTCCCATGGGGCCGATCTGGCGTCCGGTCCTGCTGCGCTACCTTGCGCACGGCGTCAAGCACAAAGGGTTTCCGTTTCCGACGGTGCTGGAAGTGGCTGCTTTCGACGACGGCGAGGTTCTCGACGTCCCTGGCAGACTTCAGGTGATCCATGCTCCAGGCCACACCAAGGGAAGTTGCGTGTTGCGGTCCGGAAACGTGTTGTTTGCCGGCGATGTCCTGGCGACCGTCAACATCACGACCGGAGAGGCCGGCCCGAGAATCGGCCCGAGCTTCGTCAACGACGACAGTGAGCAGGCACTTCTTTCCTTGGATCGTCTTGTGGGACTGGATATCGACACGGTGCTCGTGGGGCACGGCGATCCGTGGACAGGTGGGATCGACGAAGCGGTCCGGCAGGCCCGTCAGGTGGGCATCTGGTGA
- a CDS encoding CoA-binding protein, whose translation MSGLHLLDFVGPRLGGRRARRGTHLHGAKEFGEEAGYQLSLLQPSAGVATLAPRSWSWVGRGAKYEVHEQASEATGSASASRALPVEALALLDVGDAPAMTAFFRPEGIALIGATADESKLGFGVVRNLLEGGYPGSVHLVGTKEGTLFSRPMYASVTEVPDPVDLAVILIPAPAVPPVLDACGRRGIRAVVISSGGFREVGTEGAALERQCLEIAARYRMRLLGPNCIGTIDTHVPLDTTFLPPPPPPSGNVAFVSQSGAICAAMIDWTRGQGFGFSRLVSLGNEADISETDMLDAFAEDPETKVIAMYLEGIVDGRRFVDVARTVDKPFIAFKVGRFDAGRKAASSHTGALAGEDVAYEAAFRRAGILRATSTEEMFDWARAFSNLPLPAGPGVAVLTNAGGPGVAASDAIEQYGMRMASLSSDTITLLEHLLPSAASANNPVDMLASASPEIYARSLEVLLEDTAVDAVMVILPPPPRYAAQDVVEALIPVIDEGSKPVVVALMGGGLIDEAANRLRAAKVPEYRFPSRAAGALGALYRHAVALDLDQSVCAIPESVDAAAAARVLAHSSGWLDPSSVTALMTAYGIPTAPSVRAENAALAAAAAEQIGYPVVVKLDSPDLPHKSDVGGVLLGLSDADGVRIGVETMLTKVRNARPGARIDGVVIQEMITDGQEVAIGVVRDPQFGPLVMYGSGGVDVESMGDVAFALAPVTCTDVDYLLGHTWAGRRLGGSRGQTRVDRDAVIDVMIRLGAMAVAHSEIAEVEINPLLARADGTVALDARVRVDACEA comes from the coding sequence ATGTCAGGCCTGCATCTTCTCGATTTCGTTGGACCGCGGCTCGGCGGGCGCCGAGCACGACGCGGCACGCATCTCCACGGCGCCAAGGAGTTCGGTGAGGAAGCCGGCTACCAGCTCTCTTTGCTGCAGCCTTCGGCAGGAGTCGCGACGCTCGCACCACGGTCCTGGAGCTGGGTGGGTCGCGGTGCGAAGTACGAAGTACATGAACAAGCGAGCGAGGCCACTGGCTCGGCATCGGCATCACGGGCGTTGCCGGTCGAGGCACTAGCATTGCTCGACGTGGGCGATGCACCGGCGATGACGGCGTTCTTTCGGCCAGAAGGCATTGCGCTGATCGGGGCGACCGCCGACGAATCCAAATTGGGCTTTGGGGTAGTCAGGAATCTCCTCGAAGGCGGATACCCCGGTTCCGTGCATCTCGTGGGCACCAAGGAGGGGACGCTGTTCTCCAGGCCGATGTATGCATCGGTCACCGAGGTTCCCGATCCGGTGGACCTCGCGGTCATCCTGATTCCCGCACCAGCCGTGCCGCCGGTCCTGGATGCGTGCGGTCGGCGAGGTATCCGAGCCGTCGTGATTTCGTCCGGTGGCTTTCGCGAGGTCGGGACTGAAGGAGCTGCGCTCGAACGACAGTGCCTGGAAATCGCGGCCCGATATCGCATGCGGTTGCTCGGACCCAACTGCATCGGCACCATCGACACCCACGTTCCGCTGGACACGACATTCCTTCCGCCTCCACCTCCACCGAGCGGAAATGTCGCCTTCGTCAGCCAGAGCGGCGCCATCTGCGCCGCGATGATCGACTGGACTCGAGGTCAGGGCTTTGGATTCAGTCGTCTCGTCAGCCTCGGCAACGAAGCCGACATCTCCGAAACGGACATGCTCGACGCATTTGCAGAAGACCCGGAGACGAAAGTCATTGCCATGTACCTCGAAGGCATCGTCGATGGCCGGCGGTTCGTCGACGTGGCGCGTACAGTGGACAAGCCTTTCATTGCGTTCAAGGTGGGACGATTCGACGCGGGCCGAAAAGCTGCCTCGAGCCACACCGGCGCCCTCGCAGGTGAAGACGTCGCCTATGAAGCTGCATTTCGCAGAGCAGGGATCCTGCGGGCCACGTCAACCGAGGAGATGTTCGATTGGGCCCGCGCCTTTTCGAATCTTCCACTTCCTGCCGGCCCAGGTGTCGCCGTGCTGACGAATGCAGGCGGACCCGGGGTAGCGGCGTCTGACGCAATCGAGCAGTACGGCATGCGGATGGCATCGCTGAGTTCGGACACGATAACGCTGCTCGAGCATCTGCTGCCGAGCGCCGCGTCGGCCAACAACCCGGTCGATATGCTGGCTTCTGCCTCTCCGGAGATCTATGCGCGAAGCCTCGAGGTGCTCCTGGAGGACACTGCGGTCGACGCAGTGATGGTCATCCTCCCACCGCCGCCACGGTACGCGGCCCAGGATGTGGTCGAGGCACTCATTCCGGTCATCGATGAGGGTTCAAAACCTGTCGTAGTGGCGCTGATGGGGGGCGGGTTGATCGACGAGGCGGCGAACAGGCTACGGGCCGCCAAGGTGCCGGAGTATCGATTCCCATCGAGAGCTGCAGGTGCTCTGGGCGCCCTCTACCGACATGCTGTGGCCCTTGACCTCGATCAGTCGGTTTGTGCCATTCCGGAATCGGTCGACGCGGCCGCTGCCGCTCGAGTGCTGGCACATTCGAGCGGCTGGCTCGACCCGTCGAGCGTGACTGCGCTGATGACCGCCTACGGCATTCCGACGGCTCCATCGGTGCGTGCGGAGAACGCAGCATTGGCGGCAGCCGCAGCCGAGCAGATCGGATACCCGGTTGTCGTGAAGCTCGACTCACCCGATCTTCCCCACAAATCCGATGTGGGGGGCGTGCTACTCGGGCTCTCTGATGCAGACGGCGTCAGGATTGGCGTCGAAACGATGCTGACAAAGGTCCGCAACGCCCGTCCCGGTGCTCGGATCGACGGAGTGGTCATCCAGGAGATGATCACCGATGGTCAGGAGGTTGCGATCGGAGTGGTACGGGATCCTCAGTTCGGTCCGCTTGTGATGTACGGCTCCGGAGGCGTGGACGTCGAGAGCATGGGTGATGTTGCCTTCGCTCTCGCTCCGGTTACCTGCACCGACGTGGACTACTTGCTCGGTCATACCTGGGCGGGTCGGCGACTGGGCGGATCACGGGGCCAGACGCGGGTTGATCGCGACGCTGTGATCGATGTGATGATTCGACTCGGTGCGATGGCTGTCGCGCATTCTGAGATCGCTGAAGTGGAGATCAACCCTTTGCTTGCGCGCGCCGACGGGACCGTCGCACTCGACGCGCGCGTGCGTGTTGATGCCTGCGAGGCCTGA
- a CDS encoding DUF1876 domain-containing protein, which translates to MRRSLHVNLHLEEDDIETTVHARLDLQGDRFESYGKARRNPDDPLIPLVGEELAIARALGSLTAQIMEAAQDRITEDLS; encoded by the coding sequence ATGAGAAGAAGCCTTCATGTGAACCTTCACCTCGAGGAAGACGACATCGAGACCACTGTCCATGCGCGCCTTGACCTCCAGGGGGACCGCTTCGAGTCCTACGGAAAGGCCCGACGCAATCCCGACGACCCCTTGATACCCCTCGTCGGCGAAGAACTGGCCATCGCTCGGGCGCTCGGGTCGCTCACCGCTCAGATCATGGAGGCGGCCCAGGACCGCATCACAGAGGATCTCTCGTAG
- a CDS encoding sigma-70 family RNA polymerase sigma factor: protein MAGSKRLAERDGREDTIRWYLEEISAYPLLTAQEEVDLAKTIERGREAAKALETARSDHDREMATALVRQGEQARQHFISANLRLVVSIAKHYMNATLGFLDLVQEGNLGLIRAVEKFEYRKGFKFSTYATWWIRQAISRAIADKGRTIRVPVHMMDTISQVRKAENHLTKRLGQAPTLDEIADHSGLEVRKVIEALKVAPEPVSIFEPIGENEATLGDLIEDTDAEAPFELVVLKMRKQDLAAVLGRLEERERIILTMRYGLEDGTPRTLDEVGKRFDLTRERIRQIEAKALAKLRHPANPTGLLRMLSP from the coding sequence GTGGCAGGCAGCAAGCGCCTCGCCGAACGCGATGGTCGCGAAGATACGATCCGATGGTATCTCGAAGAGATCAGTGCCTATCCCCTGCTCACAGCGCAGGAAGAGGTCGACCTCGCCAAGACGATCGAGCGCGGCAGGGAAGCCGCGAAGGCTCTCGAGACCGCTCGCTCCGACCACGATCGTGAGATGGCCACCGCACTCGTTCGGCAAGGAGAGCAAGCGCGGCAACACTTCATCAGTGCCAATCTTCGACTGGTCGTTTCCATCGCGAAGCACTACATGAACGCGACCCTGGGGTTTCTCGACCTCGTTCAGGAAGGCAACCTCGGGTTGATCCGCGCTGTCGAGAAATTCGAGTATCGCAAAGGGTTCAAATTCTCGACATATGCAACGTGGTGGATACGTCAGGCAATCAGCAGAGCCATCGCCGACAAGGGCCGTACGATCCGGGTGCCCGTACATATGATGGACACCATCTCCCAGGTTCGGAAGGCGGAGAACCATCTCACGAAACGACTGGGACAAGCTCCCACTCTCGACGAGATCGCGGATCACTCCGGACTCGAGGTTCGCAAGGTGATCGAGGCACTCAAGGTTGCACCCGAGCCCGTCTCCATCTTCGAACCCATCGGCGAGAATGAGGCCACCCTGGGAGATCTCATCGAAGACACCGATGCCGAAGCCCCTTTCGAACTCGTCGTTCTCAAGATGCGCAAGCAGGATCTTGCCGCGGTCCTCGGCAGACTCGAAGAGCGCGAGCGGATCATTCTGACAATGCGGTATGGCCTCGAAGATGGCACCCCCCGCACGCTCGACGAGGTCGGCAAACGTTTCGATCTGACCAGAGAGCGTATCCGCCAGATCGAAGCGAAAGCGCTGGCAAAGCTGCGCCATCCTGCGAACCCGACCGGACTACTCAGGATGCTTTCTCCGTAG
- a CDS encoding methyltransferase domain-containing protein, translated as MPRKGVTVDSKDATKAIIGILLDRSGNPLAFRLWDGERIGPADAPVTIALQHPGALRALLIPPDDLTAGEAYVYDDVDIEGDIFSLLDFGFEFVEGGMSKSTALSLFRLARKLPRQSRRRNADRPKKQGRLHSIRRDRQDIRYHYDVGNAFYRQFLDPLMVYSSAAFLDPTEPLETAQRRKLDMICRKLQLRSGQRLLDVGCGWGALVTHAVRNYGVDAVGITLSSQQAAWARELVDREGLTDRITILECDYREIEGTYDAIASIGMFEHVGRIKMRAYFERLRNLLAPGGVLLNHGIGTRDRGRGRGRIKPTFVSTYVFPDGELLPIEEVIGVAERSGFELRDLESLRISYAVTLRRWVANLERHRAEAIAAADERIYRIWRAFMAGSALSFEKARISVYQLVLADPRRPWIYGRAWAMAEDDEC; from the coding sequence ATGCCGCGCAAAGGAGTCACGGTGGACTCCAAAGACGCCACGAAGGCGATTATCGGGATCTTGTTGGATCGGTCGGGGAACCCGCTGGCGTTCCGACTGTGGGACGGTGAGCGCATCGGGCCGGCCGACGCTCCCGTCACGATCGCACTCCAACATCCTGGTGCGCTCCGAGCACTGCTGATTCCACCGGACGACCTGACCGCCGGAGAGGCATACGTTTACGACGACGTCGATATCGAAGGCGACATCTTCTCGCTGTTGGACTTCGGTTTCGAGTTCGTGGAGGGCGGCATGAGCAAGTCGACGGCACTGTCGCTCTTTCGTCTGGCACGCAAGTTACCCAGACAGAGCCGGCGCAGAAATGCGGATCGGCCGAAGAAGCAAGGTCGTTTACATTCGATTCGGCGGGACCGTCAGGACATCCGTTACCACTACGACGTCGGCAACGCCTTCTATCGACAGTTTCTCGATCCGTTGATGGTCTACTCGAGCGCTGCGTTTCTCGACCCTACCGAACCGCTCGAAACGGCACAGCGGAGGAAGCTGGACATGATCTGTCGCAAACTTCAGCTTCGCTCCGGACAACGCCTCCTCGATGTGGGTTGCGGCTGGGGAGCGCTCGTAACCCACGCCGTCCGTAACTACGGCGTCGACGCAGTCGGGATCACGCTCTCGTCCCAGCAGGCCGCATGGGCTCGCGAGCTGGTTGATCGTGAAGGTCTGACCGACCGAATCACGATTCTCGAATGTGACTACCGGGAGATCGAAGGAACCTACGATGCCATCGCCTCCATCGGTATGTTCGAGCACGTTGGCCGCATCAAGATGCGAGCGTATTTCGAGCGGCTACGAAACCTGCTCGCCCCCGGTGGTGTTCTCCTCAACCATGGGATCGGAACTCGTGACCGGGGCCGTGGCCGTGGCCGGATCAAACCGACGTTCGTTTCCACGTACGTCTTCCCCGACGGGGAACTGCTTCCGATCGAAGAGGTCATCGGTGTCGCCGAGCGATCCGGCTTTGAATTGCGAGACCTGGAATCGCTGCGCATCAGCTACGCGGTCACGTTGCGTCGGTGGGTGGCCAACCTGGAGCGACACCGGGCCGAAGCCATTGCCGCAGCAGACGAGCGCATCTACCGTATCTGGAGGGCGTTCATGGCCGGATCCGCCCTTTCGTTCGAGAAGGCGAGGATCAGCGTCTACCAGCTCGTACTTGCCGACCCGCGCCGACCGTGGATCTACGGCAGAGCGTGGGCGATGGCCGAGGACGATGAGTGTTGA
- a CDS encoding TIGR03557 family F420-dependent LLM class oxidoreductase, whose protein sequence is MTRFAYFCGHEQWQPEELVEHARLAEDAGFDLVVVSEHFHPWVDDTSAAGFAFSTIGAMTTATDHIGFATGVTTPLWRFHPAVVAQAAATLDRLSGGRFHLGVGTGENINEGPLGYSFPKYAERAARMNEALQIMRRLLDGETLSFDGEYYSTNRAKLYSPPTGKVPIWLAAGGPKSAALAARRAEGVITSVKDPASTLEHVVQPARAVAETEGRPAPTLVVTRWAVFAGSDDEAWQALSAWRGLRAPGRLEAVDPAVLRARADDLPRDEILSRYTIAASPQDIIDAYLPLITDLGADVVTIQMTSTDQPALISLLGNEVLPVLQRSGRPTS, encoded by the coding sequence ATGACACGCTTCGCCTACTTCTGCGGCCACGAGCAATGGCAACCCGAGGAACTGGTCGAACACGCTCGACTGGCGGAAGATGCCGGATTCGACCTCGTCGTGGTCTCCGAGCATTTCCACCCCTGGGTTGACGACACTTCCGCTGCAGGATTTGCGTTCTCGACGATCGGGGCGATGACCACGGCGACCGATCACATCGGTTTCGCCACCGGCGTCACGACACCGTTGTGGCGGTTTCACCCTGCCGTCGTCGCACAGGCTGCCGCGACGCTCGATCGACTCTCTGGTGGCCGCTTCCATTTGGGTGTCGGCACCGGCGAGAACATCAACGAGGGCCCTCTCGGATACTCGTTCCCGAAATATGCCGAACGCGCGGCCCGCATGAACGAGGCACTCCAGATCATGCGCCGCCTCCTCGATGGAGAGACACTGTCGTTCGACGGTGAGTACTACTCGACCAATCGCGCAAAGCTCTACAGCCCCCCGACTGGCAAGGTTCCGATCTGGCTCGCCGCGGGCGGACCGAAGTCGGCTGCGCTCGCCGCCCGTCGGGCCGAAGGTGTCATCACCTCGGTGAAGGATCCGGCCTCGACCCTGGAACACGTCGTCCAACCGGCACGTGCCGTTGCAGAAACCGAGGGAAGGCCGGCACCGACGCTGGTGGTGACCCGTTGGGCCGTGTTCGCCGGCAGCGACGACGAAGCTTGGCAGGCACTGTCTGCGTGGCGTGGGCTTCGCGCTCCGGGGCGTCTGGAGGCCGTCGACCCCGCCGTTCTGCGAGCCAGGGCCGATGATCTGCCCCGGGACGAAATCCTGAGCCGCTATACCATCGCCGCCTCGCCGCAGGACATCATCGATGCCTACCTGCCCCTCATCACGGATCTCGGCGCCGACGTCGTCACCATCCAGATGACCTCAACCGACCAACCGGCGCTCATCTCACTCCTAGGAAACGAGGTCCTCCCCGTTCTCCAAAGGTCCGGTCGGCCCACCTCGTAG